AGATAGATATATAGAAGCATGATGGATAGGCTTTTATCGTAACCCATCTCCATTGTCATCTTCTACCCCCATATCTGCTTCTTACATCCAACTCAATAATTTTTCCAgcactttcatcttcttcaatgaGTTTCGCTCAACAACTTCATTCTCTTACTCAAGTTACAATTGTGAATTTCCAGAAACCAAATCACAATCCCGCACTGTCGTTGATAGGATAACGAAAAAAAGAAGGCACAAGAGCTTTAGGAAGGAAAGGAATTGAATTTGGAATCTGCGGCGACCGGAAATTCGAGAGCGGCGGCCAGAAAGAGTTGTTGTGGTCGGTTTAGAAAGTGAACTTGGGGGTGCCGTGAGGGAGAAGATGATCACAATCACATAAGTGAGCACTGCAGTAGtagtatataaagaaaatatggaaaaatttgGGGGGAGCCGTGGCTACCTTCCGCTCCCGAGAAGGTCCGCCACTGACTTGCCTCAAGGACACTGAAGGCAAGGAATGATTGTGATGTAGAATCATCACCTGAATTTTATATAGAGCCTTTTGATGAAAATGAGGAACATGGTCATTTGAACTCCTGCCAGCAAGATGTTGCAACTGAAAATGAAATGCTAAGCAATGAAGCAATTTGATATATtaaataacttataaaaaacTATTATGAGATCAAACACAGAAAATGAATGTGTTGATCTAGTTACAAGTTGGTTACAAGTAGTCTATTTATGGTGATAGCATTCTATATGGTAACTTGTCTAGCAAGTTATCAGTTATAACAAATTATAACTAACTAGTTTTTAGTGTAATGGTGACTCTATGAAGATAATGAAGGATGAACCAATAAAGAAACACATGTCGGTAACCGATCTTCTAGTATCCGGACAACCAACCCAATCAACATCAGAAAACCTAGGAGTTGCAAAGATGTTGAGCTGGGAAAGAAAATTCCACAGCCAGGAGCTTGCTTTAAAATGAACTTGTGTTGGAGTAGCAAACAATTGACTGAGTTACTGAACAATGAAGGTAATGTACGAACGTGTGGTAATGAGATATAGCAACCTGCCAATGAGCCTTCTAAATGAGGAAATGTCAGAAAAATTGGACCACTATCTTGATGGAATTTGATAGAGGGATAAGAAGAAGTATTGATAGGCTTGCAATTTAGATGTTCACTATCTGATAACAGATCTAAGCAATACTTGCGTTGACAAAGAGAAATGCCTTTCTAAGATCTTGCAATTTCTAGACCTAAAAAATACTTGTGTGCCAAGATCCTTGATATTGATAGCATTGTGAAGAGTGACCTTGATTTTAGGGAATTCGTTCAAACACATTCTTGTTAGGATGATATCACCTTCATACACTAGAAGAATAGTGAAAGATGTGGGAGTATGTTTAGTGAACAAAGAGTGATCTGAATGAGCTTGTTTGCATCCTTGAGTAAGAAGTAAAGTTATGAGCGTCTCATACCATTTCCTGCTAGCCTGCCTAAGACCATAAAGTGATTTCAGAAGCTTGTAAACTTGATTTGGCTTGGGACAGGAGATACCTTATGGAATAAGCATGTACACTTCCTCTTGTAATTCACCATGAAGGAAGACATTATTCACATCTAATTGATGTAAATGCCACTTGTGGCTAAGGCCAGGGTCATTTTAACGGTTGTGATCTTCGCAACAGGTGAGAAAGTATTAAAATAGTCTAACAATTGTGTAcatgcaaattttgaaattaaattttcacaaatcaaatataaacctttacattttttttaaaaataattgtgatatttatttatttattttaaatttttttataatatttgattttttaagtttGACAACAAACATCTTTTTCCAATCGCTCTTGAAATGAATTACTCTATGTTGGGAAGCAAGCTTCAAGAAAGTTACTTGCTGAGTGTTGCTTTAGTGATTATCCCTGCCAATTCGTTTGCATAGGAAACACTGTTGCTTTAGTgataattcaaaattatttggTAAAGGATTGAGATATTTCTATTTGTCACATTCTCAGATAAGGAAACTCTTGTGCGGATATTTTTATCAAGTTAAGAGATAACCACATGAAACCTCTTGTGATGGTTCATGAGATCTGCCTTGTCTCTCTCTCTACACTACTGTTAGCGGATGTTGTAGGAATATCTTTTATTAGAAcgttgtttcttttttctttttctttttctctcatgtgacaaaaaaacatatctttatttttcttcttttgaacgTAGAAAAAAACTACTCTTATGCTCATGTAAATTCATGCACAACCTTGAATTATTTCTCAAATCACGAAATTGTTTTTTGGAGcttaattcaaaataataaaaaatcttagttaTAAATTGTAAGATCTGTAACATAGAACAACCTAGAGGTGTTtgctatttaaatttaattcaacTGATATATGTACTCTATggagtgagtgtgtgtgtgtgtgtgtgtgtgtgaatgtTTGTTAAGTATGAAAATATAGATAACTATGTTATATGACTTGAACTTTATGGGATGTCTTATGCCATGATTTTGTGGTTTGCCTGACCTTGTACGTTTCGATAGTTTTtgatttttagagaaaatagcttatagcttttcattATTAATCAATGTTAAAAGGTACATCATTAAAAACTTGGGgacttgtaaccaaaaaaaaaacttggggACTAGATAAGAATAAAGCCTCTCTAGCAAGAGTATGAGCGACCTCATTCGCTCGTCTCCTTAAACTCCACCTTAGAGTTTTCGAAATAAACATTGCGGCATCTTTTGCAATCCTCCAATATTGCTCCAAATTCAGAAACATTGTTGCTGCCTTTGTTAAAATAATCTACAACTAACTTCGCATCCATCTCAAAATCTACATTTGTAAGTTGTAGTTCGTATACCCATTGAATTGCATAGAGCAGACCCAATGCTTCCCCAATCTCCGGCCTACATATGGGATTAGACCACATCATCTTTGCCTTCCTGAAATTACCAGCAGCATCCCGTATACACAACCCAAAACCAACATGATTTAAATCTTCCGAAAACGCCGCGTCGATGTTGCATTTTAGCTTACCTTGCTGCGGTTTTGTCCACTTGATATGTGATGACAGCAAGCTTGATGCTCCTACATAATGCATATTTACATCAGCTTGCTGCACAACCATATGTCCAGCTGCACTACACTTCTGCTTCCTCATATTTGCTTCTCTCCACTCAACTAACATCTGTTGTGCTCGAGCAGAAATAGCCTGGCATGTTTCTGAAATATTCTGCCATATTCGAAGATTCCGACTCTTCCATAAACTCCATAAATTCATCGCAAACTGTTCGAATTTCTCCTTCGTTAATTCTTTGAGTAGAGCAAGGATGATTTCAGCCGCTGTGTTATGATTAAGCATCACCGAACTCACTTTGTCTACCATTGAACAATTTAACCAAACATTTCTTGCTTTAGGACAATCAAATAGAACATGAGTCGTATCCTCGTAACATTCCTCACACAAACCACATAAATATGTGCAATTCACTCCTTTATCCAACAACCTGGCTTGTGTCGGTAAACAATCCCGACAAACCCTCCAAAGAAAATTATTCACTTTCAGCGGAACTTTTGAGTCTCCAAATGCTATCCCAACTGCCTGCCCTATGCAAGTATGAATTATCTACTATATTATTCACACACAAATGGTACGCACTTTTAACCGAGTAATGGCCGTTTTTCTCCGCCTTCCATATCAAAGCATCCTCCTCCACTTGATGAAAAATGGGAGTTCTAATAATCTCCTgcacagtatcataatcaaaataataattaaccaTGTTGTAATTCCAGCCATTAGTATTTTGATCAATCAAGGAGTGGACTCGAACATTCTGAAGCACATCGCTAGATTGCCCAACACCCGAAATAACTCCCCCATTTCTTAACCACGGGGCCTCAAACATTGgaatatttatgttgtttcCAATTTTCCATCTAGCACCTGATCGGACAATCATCTTTGCACTAAAAATACTACGCCAAACAAAACTTGGATTGTGTCCTACCTTCGCGTTCAAATAATCACTACGAGGAAAATACCGCGCCTTAAAAAGTTTTGTTACCAGAGACTCAGGTTGGGTTTGAAACATCCACCCTTATTTACCCAACATTGCTAAGTTGAAAGCCGTTAAATCTTTAAAGCTCATTCCACCATATTGCTTGTGCAGAGTAAGCTTCTCCCAAGAAAGCCAATGAATACCTCTATTATTACTTCCTCCATGCTCCCACCAAAAAGCATTTAGCATTTTTTCAATAGCATCAATAAGAGACGAAAGTAACAGAAAAATGCTCATAACGTAAGAGGGAATGGCTTGCAAAACAGACTTAATCATAACCTCTCTACCAGCTTTTGACAGACATTTACTGCTCCAAGAATTaatttgaaggtgaaaaacacaagaaggggggggttgaattgtgttttctttttctcttaaaaaaggattcttcttctgataaaacttcagaagcagtttgattgcttctgatgaaatgatcagagtcagattgcagcggaaaagaacagagcagagaaaagaaagacaaatacacaggcagttatcctggttccttccacaacacggaagtagtccagtcccccttgcacttccaaggagatttcactataatcacaagattacaactgctcaatactttcaaagtatgagacttcacaaaacaatgctcaagcacacacgcaagagtcttccaatgctcaagcactaagcaagagacttctaatgctcaagcacgcaggcaagagacttctaatcaaacaaaaatacagagaattgagtttgaattgaacacttgatatacaatcagtggtgttcacaatacaatacagaaaagactctagactttgaatttctaagatgtatcaaatcagtgcagaaattcagtgtgctttgtagaatcaaattgacagagttttcgcgcttttgaacttatgtatctctatctaaaatcttcaagtcttcattcctttatatagaggcgtgaaagagacgttgagataatcagcacgtctaaagagtcgtttgaaatcctttgattatccaccagtgatcctttgcctgatttgggtgtagtcctttgaagaataaacttcaaattcattcccatcttgagtgtacaaattctgcaggcatggctgttgttttgtcttgtagcgtagacagaaaacagagtagtggtggtagtggttgtacacttgtactttgtcaactctattaatgagagacaagtgctcagtgctatccatatatccgttgatacctccctttcaattcttcattcttctttgataagactgaattgagaatcagcaactttgaatcttcagtttgactaaaggatcaaatgtagcttctggtgaaaatattgcttctgatgaaaacttttgcttctgatgactttctgcttctgatgactttctgcttctgatgacgtcatctcttcaggagcagtttagcttcaggagcagttttcttcagatgctcagaatttcttttttctttccattgttcttccaagacctattgaaataacttgagtagcctttggtcctgtacacttgaacaattattagtaataaccaattgacaatttttaataccttgttatcatcaaaacttaataaggttcattgtgaaacacattttgttccaacaatctccccctttttgatgatgacaaacaatagtatttaaaatgttcaattgttgttgatctaattaataagttgactactgggacagaggtttgtaagctccccctgagtctaatagttctttaaggtgaggtttgtaagctccccctaagttctattcttattaattaaatttcaataaaatacttataaaatcaaatcagaagtatttaaaagaaatttagaagtggttatagtagggctcagtgccttaacaaatactatacatttactcccccttttgtcatcaacaaaaagagtagaaacaaaagaaagagtatcagagcaaaacaaaacaaaagaataaacatataacttTTAAAGATAGTATTTTCAGaattaaagcttgtaaaacatattgaaggtgaaaaagcacaagattcagaaacaatgataatatatatagaaagaaagattaagatacaaagacacagctactaagaacaaaagtaaaaaacaagttggagttgggtgtgcaactaaggttgggcttgcttatacaactgttctaagagatacttgatctgatcatccttcttctgaagtagctcatccttttccctcattcttcgtttaaatccagcctgaattctagcagccctagtgatgtactcttcttctggatagaaaggagtgatgtccagcagaggcacaaaattcagctctttctccttagctgcttcatgcatatcatccaaaagctttttcagcatagcagagtgagatgacacacatttagttctaagctgatccagcagctcatcaaagctcttctgtagatccatccactgatcataatagtgaataggaggtgcaggaactgttctgcgaagaatcagtgcctgaatctcatcactaagtctgatcagttgttcctctatatactcagactccaggatatggtcagggatgggtgaaggttcagtttgagttgtatttgatatggaaggttggtcagaggttaagtctattatagtgggtgaatctggttgttgttgttgttctgttgtttggtcagaaggtatatgttggtcagaagttgtttggtcaggagcaacttgttcagaggaagtttgctcctgaacagtttgctcagggatggtttgggtttctgtttgggtttccaagacagtcttttcaggaactgtcttagaggccttagtgggtgttggttgcatttcaccacctagatgtttttctaagttgtgaagggttgagtattcttggtgttggggggtttctgaagtagttgcatctgaagctacttcagaggctttttgtgtggttgagttatgtggtgagtttgttgtaggttctgggttgggttgaggttgttgtacactaacaggttcaggattatctggatagagtggatgagtaggaggcaaattgaatttctcacaaagtttaattctattcttagaaaattctatttgagtttgctcccagtcaagtgttcctaaatctgttagtttggtaggtttggtttttagaagcttgtctatgtgttggctaaggggttggtcatctgattctgttgatgatgaagagggtgaagagggtagagatggaatctgagtattagttggagcgttagatggattacctgaagactgagcttctggatgaactgcttctggagcttctgaagctggttctgatgaagttgctcctgaagcttgcttattcttcaaggcttgagaaagcagagttgctccatacttaacagtttctaactccgatgctaaagcagcaatgtcaggagtaggcacataccctgcagccttgagacgttcatccctttctttttcatacaaaatcttcatccttttcttttctgctatcttggatgcagcaacctccctagtatac
Above is a genomic segment from Medicago truncatula cultivar Jemalong A17 chromosome 5, MtrunA17r5.0-ANR, whole genome shotgun sequence containing:
- the LOC112422133 gene encoding uncharacterized protein, with the translated sequence MIVRSGARWKIGNNINIPMFEAPWLRNGGVISGVGQSSDVLQNVRVHSLIDQNTNGWNYNMVNYYFDYDTVQEIIRTPIFHQVEEDALIWKAEKNGHYSVKRQAVGIAFGDSKVPLKVNNFLWRVCRDCLPTQARLLDKGVNCTYLCGLCEECYEDTTHVLFDCPKARNVWLNCSMVDKVSSVMLNHNTAAEIILALLKELTKEKFEQFAMNLWSLWKSRNLRIWQNISETCQAISARAQQMLVEWREANMRKQKCSAAGHMVVQQADVNMHYVGASSLLSSHIKWTKPQQGKLKCNIDAAFSEDLNHVGFGLCIRDAAGNFRKAKMMWSNPICRPEIGEALGLLYAIQWVYELQLTNVDFEMDAKLVVDYFNKGSNNVSEFGAILEDCKRCRNVYFENSKVEFKETSE